CTCGCCGCTACTGGGGGAATCTCGGTTGATTTCTTTTCCTCGGGGTACTTAGATGTTTCAGTTCCCCCGGTTCGCCTCACAACACTATGTATTCATGTTGAGATAATGTGCCGGAGCACACTGGGTTTCCCCATTCGGAAATCGCCGGTTATAACGGTTCATATCACCTTACCGGCGCTTATCGCAGATTAGCACGTCCTTCATCGCCTCTGACTGCCAGGGCATCCACCGTGTACGCTTAGTCGCTTAACCTCACAACCCGAAGATGTTTCGAGAACATCATCGTGTCGCGAAAATTTGAGAGACTCGAACACACCGCATTTTCCTTTCTTATTACGGAGAAAGGAAACAGTGTGTCGTTTCAATTTTCAGCTTGATCCAGATTTTTAAAGAGCAAAACTTCGCAGCGCACCTTTACAGGTACACTCTGAAGTTTTCTTGTTTCAGCAGTAAGTGATGGTGGAGCTATGCGGGATCGAACCGCAGACCTCCTGCGTGCAAGGCAGGCGCTCTCCCAGCTGAGCTATAGCCCCATCGTAGTTATCTCATTCACCTTAATTCTTTCTGAGACAAGGCGTGGAATAACCAAGCATACTTAGGTATGTGAGTTATTTCACAACACAGTATCAGGAAGAATTTGGTAGGCCTGAGTGGACTTGAACCACCGACCTCACCCTTATCAGGGGTGCGCTCTAACCACCTGAGCTACAAGCCTGCAGAGATTTTTACTGCTGTTTATTTCTATCAGACAATCTGTGTGGACACTGCGAAGCAGGTTCTTTCAGGTAAGGAGGTGATCCAACCGCAGGTTCCCCTACGGTTACCTTGTTACGACTTCACCCCAGTCATGAATCACAAAGTGGTAAGCGCCCTCCCGAAGGTTAAGCTACCTACTTCTTTTGCAACCCACTCCCATGGTGTGACGGGCGGTGTGTACAAGGCCCGGGAACGTATTCACCGTGGCATTCTGATCCACGATTACTAGCGATTCCGACTTCACGGAGTCGAGTTGCAGACTCCGATCCGGACTACGACGCACTTTATGAGGTCCGCTTGCTCTCGCGAGTTCGCTTCTCTTTGTATGCGCCATTGTAGCACGTGTGTAGCCCTACTCGTAAGGGCCATGATGACTTGACGTCATCCCCACCTTCCTCCAGTTTATCACTGGCAGTCTCCTTTGAGTTCCCGACCGAATCGCTGGCAACAAAGGATAAGGGTTGCGCTCGTTGCGGGACTTAACCCAACATTTCACAACACGAGCTGACGACAGCCATGCAGCACCTGTCTCACGGTTCCCGAAGGCACCAAGGCATCTCTGCCAAGTTCCGTGGATGTCAAGAGTAGGTAAGGTTCTTCGCGTTGCATCGAATTAAACCACATGCTCCACCGCTTGTGCGGGCCCCCGTCAATTCATTTGAGTTTTAACCTTGCGGCCGTACTCCCCAGGCGGTCGACTTAACGCGTTAGCTCCGGAAGCCACGCCTCAAGGGCACAACCTCCAAGTCGACATCGTTTACAGCGTGGACTACCAGGGTATCTAATCCTGTTTGCTCCCCACGCTTTCGCACCTGAGCGTCAGTCTTTGTCCAGGGGGCCGCCTTCGCCACCGGTATTCCTCCAGATCTCTACGCATTTCACCGCTACACCTGGAATTCTACCCCCCTCTACAAGACTCTAGCCTGTCAGTTTCGAATGCAGTTCCCAGGTTGAGCCCGGGGATTTCACATCCGACTTGACAGACCGCCTGCGTGCGCTTTACGCCCAGTAATTCCGATTAACGCTTGCACCCTCCGTATTACCGCGGCTGCTGGCACGGAGTTAGCCGGTGCTTCTTCTGCGGGTAACGTCAATCACTGTGGTTATTAACCACAATGCCTTCCTCCCCGCTGAAAGTACTTTACAACCCGAAGGCCTTCTTCATACACGCGGCATGGCTGCATCAGGCTTGCGCCCATTGTGCAATATTCCCCACTGCTGCCTCCCGTAGGAGTCTGGACCGTGTCTCAGTTCCAGTGTGGCTGGTCATCCTCTCAGACCAGCTAGGGATCGTCGCCTAGGTGAGCCATTACCCCACCTACTAGCTAATCCCATCTGGGCACATCTGATGGCAAGAGGCCCGAAGGTCCCCCTCTTTGGTCTTGCGACGTTATGCGGTATTAGCTACCGTTTCCAGTAGTTATCCCCCTCCATCAGGCAGTTTCCCAGACATTACTCACCCGTCCGCCACTCGTCACCCAAGGAGCAAGCTCCTCTGTGCTACCGTTCGACTTGCATGTGTTAGGCCTGCCGCCAGCGTTCAATCTGAGCCATGATCAAACTCTTCAATTTAAGTTTGATGCTCTTAGAATTAAACTTCGTAATGAATTACGTATGTTCACTCCAGAGACTTGGTATTCATTTAGCGTCTTGCGACGTTAAGAATCCATGTCTTCGAGTGCCCACACAGATTGTCTGATAAATTGTTAAAGAGCAGTGCAACGCGGCTTTCGCTCACCGTTGCGAGGTCCCGTATAATACGTTTTCCTCATCCAGAGTCAAGCGTTTATTTTTCGCTTTTCTCTGTCAGAACTTCCGGAGAAGTCCCGCTGACCCGGCGGCCTGTATGCCGTTGTTCCGTGTCAGTGGAGGCGCATTATAGGGAGTTATTCCGGGCTGACAAGCGCTAATTTCAAAAAATCTTTCAAGCGTCTCTTTTTTGTGCAAACCCACTATCTGTTGCGAGTTTTTCAAGCGATTTGAAGCCGTATCGCTGCAAAACGGGCAGTAATTGTACAGTCTCCGGCGTTACGTCCATGCAGTATGCGATGTTTTCATCAGAGGATTTAGCATCGGGTGCATCATGCTCAAGCAGCCATGCGGTTCTACGCGCAATCGCCGCGCCGGAATCCACCAGCCGCGTTCCTTCCGGGAGCACCTGCAGCAGCTCTTCCTGGAGAAGCGGAAAGTGAGTGCAGCCGAGGACAACGGTATCCGGCGGCTCCGCCATCCGTAACCAAGGGCGAAGAATACGACGTAGCCTGTCGAGAGAGACCGGTTCGCCATGCAGCTTCGCTTCAGCTATCTCCACCAGCTCAGACGAGCCCAGCAATTCAAAGTGACATTCATTAGCAAAGCGCTGAATAAGCTCGTGCGTATAAGGACGCTTTACCGTGCCGCGAGTTGCCAGCAGGCCAACGACGCGGTTGGCAGTTAGGCGTGCCGCAGGCTTAATAGCGGGCACAACACCCACTACCGGGAAGCCGAACTTTTCGCGCAGCGCAGGAAGCGAGACGGTGCTGGCAGTATTACAGGCAATCACCGCCAGGGAGAGCGGATAGCGGGCCTGAACGGCGGTGACAATCTCCACCACGCGCTCAACGATAAATGCTTCTGACTTCTCCCCGTACGGGAAGGCAACGTTATCAAACGTATAGATGTAATGGAGGTCCGGCAGGAGACGCCGGATCTCATCATAGACGGATAGCCCACCGACGCCGGAGTCAAACACCAGCACGGTGGGTTTTGGGTCAGAAGGTGTAGCTGCCAGAGACGGTGTATTCTCGTCCTGCAGTATGGTAGCCATAAACTGTCTCGTAATCTTTATCGAACAGGTTAGCTATTTTACCACGAACGGTGAACTGTGAGGTGATCGGATACGATACTGCTGCGTCCCATAAACTGACGCCGCCCATCTTGACCCGCTGATAGGTGGTGTAGTCCGTATCGTAGCGCGTGCCCAGGTAGTGATAGGTTACGCTCCAGTCCAGATCGTAGACCTGCCAGTCGAGCTGATACTTCACCTGCTGCTTCGCACGGCGTGCCAGCGGCTCGTCAGTCACCGCATTACGCGAATCAACGTAGTCGTAGCTCAGGCTGTGTCCCAGCGGGCCGGTATCGAAGGATGCCGTCGCTTCCACGCCTTTAATCCGCGCCTTGCCCACGTTGTAGTACTTCATCGCGCCATCGTCATAATCGATGAGGTTGTCTACGTCGTTACGGTAGCCGGAGACGCGCCAGTTCACGCCCGCCGTCAGGCCTTCAAA
Above is a genomic segment from Enterobacter sp. C2 containing:
- the murI gene encoding glutamate racemase, coding for MATILQDENTPSLAATPSDPKPTVLVFDSGVGGLSVYDEIRRLLPDLHYIYTFDNVAFPYGEKSEAFIVERVVEIVTAVQARYPLSLAVIACNTASTVSLPALREKFGFPVVGVVPAIKPAARLTANRVVGLLATRGTVKRPYTHELIQRFANECHFELLGSSELVEIAEAKLHGEPVSLDRLRRILRPWLRMAEPPDTVVLGCTHFPLLQEELLQVLPEGTRLVDSGAAIARRTAWLLEHDAPDAKSSDENIAYCMDVTPETVQLLPVLQRYGFKSLEKLATDSGFAQKRDA